One Mycoplasmopsis caviae DNA segment encodes these proteins:
- a CDS encoding aminotransferase class V-fold PLP-dependent enzyme, with protein MKYISKYLKSQFPITNKITYLDSSALVLKPKCAVNKVSNFYLNESVSTRTINSQLGINNAQKIKNLRTKVAQLLSCENNEVIFTSGTTDSLNKFALMIKSLLKKDDIILLDAYNHSSNMAPWIKMANEIGAKVKISQNVLEDINKDVKIVALSQISNSLENNIDMNKIYQKAQLNKTIVVNDAAQAIAYEEVSFKNCDVIAFSSNKFYGPTGFGILAVKNDLLKLLSVPFVGGGVISNIDNESQYSLSSQVDKFEAGTPNLAAINMFESSLDFFNKIGYQKTQEILNELSLYAYNELSKIDGIKLYNKPQSHIIIFNVKNYNSHDVAHYLGSKNIYVRAGIFCDHYLKKITKEKSFVRVSLGIYNTKEDIDRLVSALKEGGDFLVL; from the coding sequence ATGAAATATATTAGCAAATATCTTAAGAGCCAATTTCCAATTACAAATAAAATAACTTACTTAGATAGCAGTGCACTTGTATTAAAACCAAAGTGTGCTGTTAATAAAGTAAGTAATTTTTACTTAAATGAATCTGTAAGCACAAGGACAATTAACAGCCAACTAGGAATTAATAATGCTCAAAAAATTAAGAATTTAAGAACTAAGGTTGCTCAACTTTTATCGTGTGAAAATAACGAAGTAATCTTTACTTCTGGAACTACTGATTCATTAAATAAATTTGCTCTAATGATTAAGAGTTTACTTAAAAAAGATGACATTATTCTTTTAGATGCATATAATCACTCATCAAATATGGCTCCATGAATTAAAATGGCTAATGAAATTGGTGCAAAGGTTAAAATTAGTCAAAATGTATTAGAAGACATAAATAAAGATGTGAAAATTGTGGCACTAAGCCAAATTTCAAATTCTCTTGAAAATAATATTGATATGAACAAAATCTATCAGAAGGCACAATTAAACAAAACTATTGTTGTCAATGATGCAGCGCAAGCTATTGCTTATGAAGAAGTATCGTTTAAAAATTGTGATGTTATTGCATTTAGTTCTAATAAGTTTTATGGGCCTACCGGCTTTGGTATTTTAGCAGTTAAAAATGATTTACTAAAATTATTAAGTGTGCCTTTTGTTGGGGGTGGTGTAATTAGTAACATTGATAACGAAAGTCAATATAGTCTTTCTTCACAGGTTGACAAATTCGAAGCAGGAACTCCAAATCTAGCGGCCATTAATATGTTTGAATCATCATTAGATTTTTTTAACAAAATCGGCTATCAAAAAACTCAAGAAATTTTAAACGAGTTAAGTTTATATGCCTATAATGAATTAAGCAAAATTGATGGTATTAAATTGTATAATAAACCGCAAAGTCATATTATTATCTTTAATGTTAAAAATTATAATAGCCACGATGTAGCACATTATTTGGGCTCTAAAAATATTTATGTAAGGGCAGGTATTTTTTGCGACCATTATCTCAAGAAAATAACAAAAGAAAAATCTTTTGTTAGGGTTTCACTTGGGATTTATAACACTAAGGAAGATATTGATAGATTAGTTTCTGCACTAAAAGAGGGAGGTGATTTTCTTGTTTTATAA
- a CDS encoding nicotinate-nucleotide adenylyltransferase, protein MKIALFGGSFNPVHNGHLKIAEFAYKTLELDKMFFVPTAVSPFKKGHKVAPNQDRVNMLRLAIEDLEGNYEISDFELKRGGVSYTFETIRYFKQKYPNDELYFLMGSDLLAKLNKWEHIEEMTKLAQFVVFKRSKNFNKINAKRFNALILKNELYEESSTEVRKGKMWMLPEKVNEYLGSHFLYASEIVHSVLSAKRAKHSVAAATFAAELAKSIKFDAKIAYYAGLFHDICKELSEPESRKFIAQFDNKANNKSTYPNHVLHQVCGALWVSKIYKINNDDITRAIRIHTTLDLELSTLDRILYIADKICDGRAFSGVQKLRTLALSDFDQGFREVVIRNYEYNKQKGIIFNELQQKIYDKWMK, encoded by the coding sequence ATGAAAATAGCTTTATTTGGTGGCTCATTTAATCCTGTACATAATGGGCACTTAAAAATTGCAGAATTCGCTTATAAAACACTTGAATTGGACAAAATGTTTTTTGTCCCAACTGCAGTAAGTCCATTCAAAAAAGGACATAAAGTTGCTCCTAATCAAGATAGAGTAAATATGCTTAGGCTTGCAATTGAGGATTTAGAAGGAAACTACGAGATTAGTGATTTTGAACTCAAGCGTGGTGGTGTGAGTTACACATTTGAAACTATAAGATATTTTAAGCAAAAATATCCAAATGATGAACTTTATTTTTTAATGGGTAGCGATTTATTGGCAAAATTGAACAAGTGAGAGCACATTGAAGAAATGACAAAATTGGCTCAATTTGTAGTTTTTAAACGTTCTAAAAACTTTAATAAAATTAATGCTAAAAGATTCAATGCATTAATTTTAAAAAATGAACTTTATGAAGAAAGTTCAACAGAAGTTAGAAAAGGTAAAATGTGAATGCTACCAGAAAAAGTTAACGAATATCTAGGAAGCCATTTCTTATATGCAAGTGAAATTGTACATTCAGTTTTAAGCGCTAAACGAGCTAAACACTCGGTTGCTGCAGCAACTTTTGCAGCTGAGTTAGCTAAATCAATAAAATTTGATGCAAAAATTGCTTATTATGCAGGCCTATTTCATGATATCTGCAAAGAATTAAGTGAGCCAGAAAGCAGAAAATTTATAGCTCAATTTGATAATAAAGCTAACAATAAATCAACTTATCCTAATCATGTATTGCACCAAGTTTGTGGGGCTCTTTGAGTAAGTAAAATTTACAAAATTAATAATGATGATATAACTAGAGCGATTAGAATTCATACAACACTTGACCTTGAATTAAGCACACTTGATAGGATACTATATATAGCTGACAAAATCTGTGACGGTAGAGCTTTTAGTGGTGTTCAAAAATTAAGAACACTTGCCCTAAGTGATTTTGATCAAGGTTTTAGAGAGGTTGTTATTCGTAATTATGAATATAATAAACAAAAAGGTATAATATTTAATGAATTACAGCAAAAAATTTACGACAAATGAATGAAGTAA
- a CDS encoding purine-nucleoside phosphorylase, producing MPTPHISAQKDEIAKIVLMPGDPLRAEYMAKKFLKNAKLVSSVRNILFYTGEYNGKLVTIGASGMGSASIGIYAYELYSVYDVDVIVRVGSTGSYIPELNVKEPVLVKRAYADGTGFVELMLGSKEQENYPDKEIFNKLKSTASKMNIDLKEISCHLSDVFYGLRSLEDTIRVTKCQTVDNECFALFATAQRCNKKAAALLSVSENIVTGASLSSDERLVEFSTMFLIALNALTQ from the coding sequence ATGCCAACACCTCATATTAGTGCACAAAAAGATGAAATTGCTAAAATAGTGTTAATGCCAGGCGACCCATTAAGAGCTGAATATATGGCTAAAAAATTTTTAAAGAATGCTAAATTAGTTTCTAGCGTTAGAAACATATTATTTTACACAGGAGAATACAATGGTAAATTAGTTACTATTGGTGCTAGCGGTATGGGTTCTGCATCAATAGGGATTTATGCTTATGAACTCTATAGCGTTTACGATGTTGATGTAATTGTTCGAGTCGGTTCAACAGGTTCATATATACCTGAGTTAAATGTTAAGGAACCTGTTTTAGTTAAACGAGCTTATGCTGATGGAACAGGTTTTGTTGAATTAATGCTCGGAAGCAAAGAACAGGAGAATTATCCTGACAAAGAAATCTTTAATAAACTTAAAAGTACAGCAAGCAAGATGAATATTGATCTAAAAGAGATCTCATGTCACTTAAGTGATGTTTTCTATGGTTTGAGATCACTTGAGGACACAATTAGAGTTACTAAATGTCAAACAGTTGACAATGAATGCTTTGCACTTTTTGCAACAGCACAAAGGTGCAATAAAAAAGCAGCTGCACTATTAAGTGTTTCGGAAAATATAGTTACAGGCGCTTCATTAAGTTCAGATGAACGACTCGTAGAATTTAGTACAATGTTTCTAATTGCACTAAATGCATTGACTCAATAG
- a CDS encoding pseudouridine synthase: protein MKELVRVQKLIAQSGFCSRRKAEEYIEKKLVKINGQIAKLGDRASEEDEIKVNNKLISLQKPNFVYFILNKPKKTISSVKDPKKRTTVVDIINYPERIAPVGRLDYDTTGAILLTNDWEMINKLTHPKYEIQRTYRVRIDSPLSLKEFKLINVGLMVNGKFSKQVVDQVDTKSYLVTLHVGSYHHIKELFKALNHSVINLKRLSFANLTVEKMPEGSFRTLTLKELKDLKTLISLQEKKLCQSEKK, encoded by the coding sequence ATGAAGGAATTGGTTAGGGTTCAAAAATTAATTGCACAATCAGGTTTTTGTTCAAGAAGAAAAGCAGAAGAATACATTGAAAAAAAACTAGTAAAAATTAATGGGCAAATCGCTAAACTGGGTGATAGAGCAAGCGAGGAAGATGAAATAAAAGTTAATAATAAACTTATTTCATTACAAAAACCAAATTTTGTCTATTTCATACTAAATAAGCCTAAAAAGACAATTTCTAGTGTCAAAGATCCAAAGAAAAGAACTACGGTTGTTGACATAATTAATTACCCTGAACGTATTGCTCCAGTGGGTCGGCTTGATTATGATACAACAGGTGCAATACTTTTAACTAACGATTGAGAAATGATTAATAAACTAACTCATCCAAAGTATGAAATTCAGAGAACATATCGCGTTAGAATTGACTCTCCATTAAGTCTTAAAGAATTTAAACTCATAAATGTAGGCCTAATGGTTAATGGTAAGTTTTCAAAACAAGTTGTTGATCAAGTTGACACTAAAAGTTATCTAGTAACTCTTCATGTTGGTTCATACCACCATATTAAAGAGTTGTTTAAAGCTCTTAACCATAGTGTTATAAATCTCAAGAGATTATCTTTTGCTAATTTAACTGTTGAAAAAATGCCTGAAGGTTCTTTTAGAACTCTAACACTTAAGGAATTAAAAGATTTAAAGACTTTAATTTCATTGCAAGAAAAAAAACTATGCCAAAGTGAAAAAAAATAA
- the ylqF gene encoding ribosome biogenesis GTPase YlqF, translating into MSNSEQTLINWYPGHMAKAMREIKENASLADIFLIVLDARIPISSYNEDFDKIAPQKPRLFVITKSDLMDKNKKQKIQKRFQGEKLLWLDLRVAKSRNQILSQLKVLSQAKIKRDKEKGFLTSNIKVFVLGVPNAGKSTLINLISQKKSLKVANYPGVTRVKKWVIAENFYFMDTPGILLPKHEDQSAAIKLAMIGSIETNIFPKRFLAENFLRVLVKYYPEKISNEFGIKVEQSDDLSEIDAYNLLAQIAEKRNYKIDKKIDFERTYKYILNWVRDLSNITYD; encoded by the coding sequence ATGAGTAACAGTGAGCAAACATTAATTAATTGATATCCGGGGCATATGGCTAAAGCTATGCGTGAGATAAAGGAAAATGCAAGTTTAGCTGATATATTTTTAATTGTCCTAGATGCTCGAATTCCAATCAGCAGTTACAATGAAGACTTTGACAAAATAGCACCTCAAAAACCAAGACTTTTTGTTATTACAAAAAGTGATTTGATGGACAAAAATAAAAAACAAAAAATTCAAAAAAGATTTCAGGGTGAAAAACTCTTATGACTTGATCTAAGAGTTGCTAAAAGTAGAAATCAAATACTTAGCCAACTTAAAGTTTTATCACAGGCAAAAATAAAAAGAGATAAAGAAAAAGGCTTTTTAACAAGTAATATTAAGGTTTTTGTTCTTGGAGTGCCTAATGCAGGTAAAAGCACACTAATTAATTTAATTAGTCAAAAAAAGAGTTTAAAAGTTGCTAATTATCCTGGTGTTACTCGTGTAAAAAAATGAGTCATAGCAGAGAATTTTTACTTTATGGATACACCAGGTATTTTGTTACCTAAACATGAAGACCAGAGTGCTGCTATTAAGTTAGCAATGATTGGCTCAATTGAAACAAATATCTTTCCAAAAAGATTTTTAGCAGAAAACTTTTTGAGGGTTTTAGTCAAATATTATCCAGAAAAAATTAGCAATGAATTTGGAATTAAAGTTGAACAAAGTGATGACTTAAGTGAAATTGATGCCTATAATCTTCTAGCACAAATAGCTGAAAAGCGAAATTACAAAATTGACAAAAAAATAGATTTTGAGAGAACATATAAATATATTTTAAATTGAGTGAGAGACCTTAGTAATATTACTTATGATTAG
- a CDS encoding Y-family DNA polymerase — translation MNKKVIFHMDFDSYFVSAHRSINPALKNKPVAIGRRLKRSIVSSVSYELKKKGAKVGWPKNKILDIDPHTVFVEPNFDLYLSLSNKIFEYISEKYTKNIEVFSIDECWMDVSDVVGNSDPCKLAKKIQSDILNHFDIPLTIGISYNKFLAKLSTNLGKPFGILQTKLEDIPSRIWPLPIIDFFGIGKPTAERLQKLQINTIGDLANSSWENLKLQKIFGTRTKGIILEAQGSGSNLLNYGHNDLKNIGNELTFLTYDIDDRKEILLILRNLCAKVSRRAKNRNSLPKVISCSIRDTNKTWHSKQKTMSVVSNDEDIIFKEASKLFEILWNEEAIRGIGVRLHKLVSEFEYGKQLSIFTKPEDENTQTFKIKNIINDVNYQLRDKKLKLASEYNREKKKQNIQTKFLQEDIAKKNL, via the coding sequence ATGAATAAAAAAGTTATTTTTCATATGGACTTTGACTCATATTTTGTAAGTGCTCATCGCTCAATAAATCCAGCACTAAAAAATAAACCTGTGGCAATCGGAAGAAGGCTAAAGCGTTCAATAGTTTCATCAGTTAGTTATGAGTTAAAGAAAAAAGGAGCAAAGGTTGGATGGCCTAAAAACAAAATATTGGATATTGATCCTCATACAGTCTTTGTTGAACCTAACTTTGATTTATATCTTTCATTGTCTAACAAAATATTTGAATATATTAGTGAGAAATACACAAAAAACATTGAGGTTTTTTCAATTGATGAATGTTGAATGGATGTTAGTGATGTAGTTGGAAATAGTGATCCTTGTAAGTTAGCTAAGAAGATACAAAGCGATATTTTAAATCACTTTGACATACCACTTACAATAGGAATTTCATACAATAAATTTTTAGCTAAATTATCAACAAATTTAGGCAAGCCTTTTGGCATTTTACAAACAAAACTTGAAGATATTCCAAGTAGAATATGACCATTACCAATTATTGATTTTTTTGGTATTGGTAAACCAACAGCTGAAAGATTACAAAAATTACAAATTAACACAATTGGCGATTTGGCTAATAGCAGTTGAGAAAACCTAAAGTTACAAAAAATTTTTGGCACAAGAACTAAAGGCATCATCCTTGAAGCACAAGGCAGTGGCAGTAACTTACTTAACTATGGACACAATGATCTAAAAAACATTGGTAATGAACTTACTTTTTTAACCTATGATATTGATGATCGTAAAGAAATCTTGCTCATCCTAAGAAATTTGTGTGCAAAAGTTTCAAGAAGAGCAAAAAATAGAAATTCACTTCCCAAAGTTATCTCGTGTTCAATTAGGGACACAAATAAAACATGACATTCTAAACAAAAAACTATGTCAGTTGTTTCAAATGATGAAGATATTATTTTTAAAGAAGCAAGCAAACTTTTTGAAATACTTTGAAATGAAGAAGCAATTAGAGGTATTGGTGTTAGATTACACAAATTGGTTAGTGAATTTGAATATGGAAAACAATTAAGCATCTTTACAAAACCAGAAGATGAAAACACACAAACATTTAAAATAAAAAACATTATTAATGATGTTAATTATCAACTAAGAGATAAAAAACTAAAACTTGCATCTGAATATAATAGAGAAAAGAAAAAGCAAAATATCCAAACAAAATTTCTACAAGAAGATATAGCTAAAAAGAATTTATAA
- the der gene encoding ribosome biogenesis GTPase Der has translation MRNNVIAIIGKPNVGKSTLFNRLIGKRSSIIFDRPGVTRDRLYETFSWNGKEIKVIDTGGIEIENRPFQDHIKIQANIAIEEANVIIFIVDGNADITNDDSMIYNMLQKSGKPIVVVANKLDNISQFNYSWYSLGVDHIFPISAQHGNGVGDVLDQCLKHLSLDDEKSEKLFKLSIIGRPNAGKSSMLNRLAGENRSIVSEIAGTTRDSVKSVVKIKNETLEIIDTAGITRKSKIEDSVDHYALKRAMSSLDESNLSLILIDSTQELSHFDARIIGYALDNNKPIIIVVNKWDLVEKETQTMADFEKKMRNKFHFVPWVPICFVSVKTNSRMDKLIETIIKVKQNLERDVKPSVLSNLIHETQMVQPAAPYNGGRLNIYFARKTQDPIPTFVFFVNNRKYVHFSYERFLEKQIRQVLDYTGCPINLIFKNKSGLE, from the coding sequence ATGAGAAATAATGTTATAGCTATAATTGGTAAGCCTAATGTTGGTAAAAGTACACTATTTAACAGGCTAATTGGTAAAAGAAGTTCAATTATTTTTGATCGCCCGGGCGTCACTAGAGATCGTCTTTATGAAACCTTTTCATGAAACGGTAAAGAAATAAAAGTTATTGATACTGGTGGTATTGAAATTGAAAATAGACCTTTTCAAGACCATATTAAAATCCAAGCAAATATTGCAATTGAAGAAGCTAATGTAATTATATTTATTGTTGATGGTAATGCTGACATTACTAATGATGATTCAATGATTTATAACATGCTCCAAAAATCAGGCAAACCTATTGTAGTTGTTGCTAATAAATTAGATAATATTTCACAATTTAATTATTCATGATATTCACTTGGTGTTGACCATATTTTTCCTATTTCTGCACAACATGGAAACGGTGTTGGAGATGTTTTAGACCAATGTCTTAAACATCTATCACTTGATGATGAAAAAAGTGAAAAGTTATTTAAACTTTCAATAATTGGACGACCTAATGCAGGTAAGAGTTCAATGCTTAATAGACTTGCAGGCGAAAATCGCTCAATAGTTTCTGAAATCGCTGGCACAACAAGAGACAGTGTTAAAAGTGTTGTTAAAATAAAAAATGAAACTCTAGAAATTATTGATACCGCAGGCATTACAAGAAAAAGTAAAATTGAAGACAGCGTTGACCACTATGCACTAAAGCGTGCAATGAGTTCATTAGATGAGTCGAATTTATCTCTTATTTTAATTGACTCAACTCAAGAATTATCTCACTTTGATGCTCGAATTATTGGATATGCATTAGATAATAATAAACCAATTATTATTGTGGTTAATAAGTGAGACTTAGTTGAAAAAGAAACTCAAACAATGGCTGATTTCGAAAAGAAAATGCGTAATAAGTTTCATTTTGTGCCTTGAGTTCCAATTTGTTTTGTTTCAGTCAAAACAAATTCAAGAATGGATAAATTAATTGAAACAATTATCAAAGTTAAGCAAAATCTTGAACGTGATGTCAAGCCTTCCGTTTTATCAAATTTAATTCATGAAACCCAAATGGTTCAACCAGCTGCTCCATATAATGGTGGAAGATTAAATATCTATTTTGCTCGCAAAACTCAGGATCCAATTCCAACCTTTGTTTTCTTTGTTAACAATCGTAAATATGTTCATTTTAGTTATGAACGCTTTCTAGAAAAACAAATTAGGCAAGTTTTAGACTATACCGGATGTCCAATAAACCTAATATTTAAAAATAAATCAGGTTTAGAATAA
- the cmk gene encoding (d)CMP kinase, with protein MSKVTKINIAIDGPCGAGKSTVSQEVARRLGYVFINSGSVYRALALNAKQLGVDWNDEAQINKTLEKNIISLDEKENIFLREKNVSIEIREDSISFGSSTIATYKKVRQYVVDLIQNITKKSKGYIMDGRDTTFKIMPYAELKIFLTASPEERAMRRLNQNVALGFNMDYNKILDEVKLRDFQDMNREVDPLHKVKDAKEIDCTNMGFEAVVVNIIELVKKTIERLNKKNEK; from the coding sequence ATGTCAAAGGTTACAAAAATTAATATTGCAATAGATGGTCCTTGTGGAGCTGGAAAGTCAACTGTTTCCCAAGAAGTAGCTCGAAGGCTTGGATATGTTTTTATCAACAGCGGGAGTGTTTATCGTGCTCTTGCACTAAATGCTAAGCAACTTGGTGTTGATTGAAATGATGAGGCACAAATCAATAAGACACTTGAAAAAAATATTATTTCACTTGATGAAAAAGAAAACATTTTTTTAAGAGAAAAAAATGTTTCAATTGAGATTCGAGAAGACTCAATTTCTTTTGGTTCTTCGACCATTGCTACATATAAAAAGGTTCGTCAATATGTTGTTGACCTAATTCAAAATATAACTAAAAAAAGTAAGGGTTATATTATGGATGGTCGTGATACAACATTTAAAATTATGCCTTATGCCGAACTCAAAATCTTCTTGACTGCTTCACCAGAAGAGAGAGCTATGAGAAGACTAAATCAAAATGTTGCACTTGGCTTCAATATGGATTACAACAAAATACTTGATGAAGTTAAGCTTAGAGACTTCCAAGATATGAATCGTGAGGTTGATCCTCTTCACAAAGTTAAAGATGCAAAAGAAATTGATTGTACAAACATGGGTTTTGAAGCTGTTGTTGTAAATATTATTGAATTAGTAAAAAAAACTATAGAAAGGTTAAACAAGAAGAATGAGAAATAA
- a CDS encoding YihY/virulence factor BrkB family protein yields MQKSNNQIKIYTGLDQSKIKKEYRNNLKKSWFARNIAPVDNKRWLFIEKIVKFFLMIILWIATPRLSWKNKSKTNELINRTYKKFTDKSFVFIPLTTAFYFLVSFVPIITIMIILLSLIPSYHTLFINEILGRIIPGVTSIIKIPDTSKKGAQLTSLIILCLASLWMSSSGFGKFIYSQNYIYGHKNLGNWLTNRLKGLLVVLSISIYLFLAGALYLFFYQTFTDSLSIYYKNIYFYITFSIYLLVVLYFGLSLLYTMSPSFKLGWTTVFPGVLITSIPIMIFMTIFGFLTSLIKYDKYGIIGSFMYIALFVSYLTYFMFLGIIVNEAYYKTFVSSYTVSKRSLFGKMFLKI; encoded by the coding sequence ATGCAAAAGTCAAATAATCAAATTAAAATTTACACAGGTTTAGATCAAAGCAAGATTAAGAAAGAATATCGCAACAATCTTAAAAAATCTTGATTCGCTCGCAACATTGCACCTGTTGACAATAAAAGGTGACTATTTATTGAAAAAATAGTCAAATTTTTCTTAATGATTATCTTATGAATAGCAACTCCAAGACTTAGTTGAAAAAATAAAAGCAAAACCAATGAATTAATTAATAGAACATATAAAAAGTTTACCGATAAGTCTTTTGTTTTTATTCCTTTAACCACTGCCTTTTATTTTCTGGTTTCATTTGTGCCTATTATTACAATTATGATTATTTTGCTTTCTCTAATCCCTAGTTATCACACTCTTTTTATTAATGAAATTTTGGGACGAATTATACCTGGTGTTACATCAATAATTAAAATTCCTGATACATCTAAAAAAGGTGCTCAATTAACTTCACTAATTATTCTTTGCTTAGCTTCTTTATGAATGTCATCTAGTGGTTTTGGTAAATTTATTTATAGTCAAAACTATATTTATGGTCATAAAAATTTGGGTAATTGATTAACTAATAGACTCAAGGGATTACTTGTTGTCTTAAGCATTAGTATTTACTTATTTTTAGCAGGTGCTTTATATTTATTTTTCTATCAAACTTTCACTGACAGCCTAAGTATTTATTACAAAAATATTTATTTTTATATAACCTTTTCAATTTATTTATTAGTTGTGCTTTACTTTGGTTTAAGCTTGCTGTACACAATGAGCCCGAGTTTTAAACTTGGCTGAACAACTGTTTTTCCAGGTGTGTTAATCACTAGTATTCCTATTATGATTTTTATGACAATTTTTGGTTTCTTAACTTCTTTAATTAAATATGATAAGTATGGTATTATTGGCTCGTTTATGTATATAGCACTTTTTGTTTCTTATTTAACATACTTTATGTTCTTAGGAATTATTGTTAATGAAGCATATTATAAAACGTTTGTATCTTCTTACACTGTTTCAAAACGCAGTTTATTTGGCAAAATGTTTTTAAAAATATAG
- a CDS encoding MAG0770 family lipoprotein, whose amino-acid sequence MPKWKKITFLMPTSLFISAPIISASCQSSFWDIGEYEKNVYETRLKELVNNYNDNFDKLAKFMDQNNRSGSYKTHYYEDFEKARKITKFAFDDFILKYSSAINVKDGKKSYKFVVNGIDQSNEFDQYYRDFSSKTNSSNKETFYNNVTYLRKINEEINSIFDDWSNYIRNNSSLLLFGQIFTNNKFAGWPFFYNRSNSEWYQKQFFGDIAKHNENIAKEYITRYFDKDKSNIDYSLIKNPSESDGKHTHAVMNLLNEWISTVISPTDKNNRINKIIKWIEEFKTFIMNKSWEFKKGNILLKFKSQSKFEDIDLFDFINELENNINISKLPYEKDITAKIKQEFYKNRFLKTIDKLVEIANEILFLVRQYES is encoded by the coding sequence ATGCCAAAGTGAAAAAAAATAACTTTTTTAATGCCTACTTCATTATTTATTTCTGCACCCATAATTTCTGCTTCTTGTCAAAGCAGTTTTTGAGATATCGGTGAATATGAAAAAAATGTTTATGAAACTAGATTAAAAGAGTTAGTTAACAATTACAATGATAATTTTGATAAGTTAGCCAAATTTATGGACCAAAACAACAGAAGTGGATCATACAAGACTCATTATTATGAGGATTTTGAAAAAGCAAGAAAAATTACAAAATTTGCTTTTGATGATTTTATACTTAAATACTCATCAGCCATTAATGTTAAAGATGGTAAAAAAAGTTATAAGTTTGTTGTAAATGGTATTGATCAAAGCAATGAATTTGATCAATACTATCGTGATTTTTCTAGCAAAACAAATTCATCAAATAAAGAAACTTTTTACAATAATGTTACTTATTTAAGAAAAATTAATGAAGAAATAAATTCAATATTTGATGATTGGTCTAACTATATAAGAAACAATTCAAGTCTCTTGTTATTTGGCCAAATTTTTACAAATAATAAATTTGCGGGCTGACCTTTCTTTTACAATAGAAGTAATAGCGAATGATATCAGAAACAGTTTTTTGGAGATATTGCAAAACATAATGAAAATATTGCAAAAGAGTATATAACTAGGTACTTTGATAAAGATAAATCTAATATTGACTATAGTTTAATTAAAAATCCATCCGAAAGTGACGGAAAACACACTCATGCAGTAATGAACTTATTAAATGAATGAATATCAACAGTAATTTCTCCAACTGACAAAAACAATCGAATAAACAAAATAATAAAGTGAATTGAAGAATTCAAAACATTTATTATGAATAAATCATGAGAATTTAAAAAAGGTAATATTTTACTTAAATTTAAGTCTCAAAGTAAATTTGAAGATATTGATCTTTTTGATTTTATAAATGAACTTGAAAATAATATTAATATTTCCAAATTACCCTATGAAAAAGACATAACAGCTAAAATTAAACAAGAATTTTATAAGAATCGTTTCTTAAAAACCATAGATAAATTGGTTGAAATAGCAAATGAAATTTTATTTTTAGTTAGACAATACGAGTCATAG
- a CDS encoding iron-sulfur cluster assembly scaffold protein: MIFLFYNNDQKRQIIMEHYLNPKHKSSDLKNKIIKHGESCADYLECELVIENSKIKDIKFNGQGCAFFIASTDLLIELIIDKKISESTYLIGLYEKFILGEELKEDEVKKLETLSIFDNVKSQFNRVNCALMLARAIKEKLTNE, encoded by the coding sequence GTGATTTTCTTGTTTTATAATAATGATCAAAAGCGTCAAATAATAATGGAACATTACCTAAATCCTAAGCACAAAAGTTCTGATCTAAAAAATAAGATTATTAAGCACGGGGAAAGTTGTGCCGATTATCTTGAGTGTGAATTAGTAATTGAGAACAGCAAGATTAAGGATATTAAATTCAATGGTCAAGGTTGTGCATTTTTTATAGCATCTACTGACTTACTAATTGAGTTGATAATAGATAAGAAAATTAGCGAAAGCACCTATTTAATAGGTCTTTATGAAAAATTTATACTAGGTGAAGAATTAAAGGAAGATGAAGTTAAAAAACTTGAAACATTATCAATTTTTGATAATGTTAAAAGTCAATTTAATAGGGTTAATTGTGCATTGATGTTAGCAAGAGCAATAAAGGAAAAATTAACTAATGAATAA